From bacterium, the proteins below share one genomic window:
- a CDS encoding RloB family protein has protein sequence MAKSRQGGRGGSLRRQVGVRTPKRTFLVFCEGEKTEPAYLKALKREPAVRDVASVDIRVDEGTRGAVPLTLVEAAAKARARFSGEDGEVDEVWCVFDVEWPRNHPNLKRALDLARERGVRVAVSNPCFELWLALHFEDQNAWLDTAAAIRRCRTLDGASGKDLDGVTYMSHRADAARRARALDERHRRDGTDFPRDNPSSGMYRFLDAIEDGEPPSR, from the coding sequence ATGGCCAAGTCCCGCCAGGGAGGCAGGGGCGGCTCGCTCCGCCGGCAAGTCGGCGTCCGCACTCCGAAGCGCACGTTCCTGGTGTTCTGTGAGGGCGAGAAGACCGAACCCGCCTATCTCAAGGCCCTGAAGCGAGAGCCTGCCGTCCGTGACGTCGCCTCGGTCGACATTCGCGTCGATGAGGGGACGCGCGGCGCTGTGCCGCTGACGCTGGTGGAGGCAGCGGCCAAGGCTCGTGCACGCTTCTCGGGGGAGGATGGCGAGGTCGACGAGGTCTGGTGCGTCTTCGACGTGGAGTGGCCTCGGAACCACCCGAATCTCAAACGAGCCCTCGACCTCGCACGAGAGAGAGGTGTCCGTGTCGCCGTCTCGAACCCGTGCTTCGAACTCTGGCTGGCGTTGCACTTCGAGGATCAGAACGCCTGGCTCGACACCGCCGCCGCCATCCGCCGGTGCCGAACCCTCGATGGCGCCTCCGGCAAGGATCTCGATGGTGTCACCTACATGTCCCATCGAGCCGACGCAGCACGTCGAGCCCGCGCGCTCGACGAGCGCCACAGAAGGGACGGAACCGACTTCCCCCGCGACAACCCGTCGTCGGGGATGTACCGCTTCCTGGATGCGATCGAAGACGGAGAGCCGCCCAGTCGGTGA
- a CDS encoding phytanoyl-CoA dioxygenase family protein, with translation MEHHTNAFPDLDRDLRFIPLGVEEPRVLTPTQVRRYNEVGHLFPIDIFSPGEIAEIRAYIDDLLAGALAAGWNSYEVVNWHKSCRGIWGIVTEPRIIDVVADLLGDSVILRHSHLFAKLPGDAKRVAGHQDASYWPLSPSRVVTAWLAIDDADADNSAMQVIPRSHHHAQVAFRDSTTAENSVLVQTVDDPGNYGDPPVALEMRAGQISLHSDWILHGSEPNRSDRRRCGLAMRYLSSDVRAYLDWNTNSIWCRGTDAGGHWANHPRPPGETIPTPDNAPDPVRDASLSR, from the coding sequence ATGGAACATCACACCAACGCCTTCCCAGATCTGGATCGTGATCTGCGGTTCATCCCGTTGGGTGTCGAGGAGCCGCGGGTGCTCACGCCCACCCAGGTTCGTCGGTACAACGAGGTGGGTCATCTGTTCCCCATCGACATCTTCTCGCCGGGCGAGATCGCCGAGATCCGGGCCTACATCGACGACCTGTTGGCCGGGGCGCTGGCGGCGGGGTGGAACAGCTACGAGGTGGTCAACTGGCACAAGAGCTGCCGGGGCATCTGGGGCATCGTGACCGAGCCCCGCATCATCGACGTCGTCGCGGACCTGCTGGGCGACTCGGTGATCCTGCGCCACAGCCACCTGTTCGCCAAACTGCCCGGCGACGCCAAGCGGGTCGCCGGGCACCAGGACGCCTCCTACTGGCCGCTGTCGCCCAGCCGGGTGGTCACCGCCTGGCTGGCCATCGACGACGCCGACGCCGACAACTCCGCCATGCAGGTCATCCCCCGCTCGCACCACCACGCGCAGGTCGCCTTCCGCGACAGCACCACAGCCGAGAACAGCGTGCTGGTCCAGACCGTGGACGACCCCGGCAACTACGGCGACCCGCCGGTCGCCCTGGAGATGCGGGCCGGACAGATCTCCCTGCACAGCGACTGGATCCTGCACGGCTCCGAACCCAACCGCTCCGACCGCCGCCGCTGCGGGCTGGCGATGCGCTACCTCTCCTCCGACGTGCGCGCCTACCTCGACTGGAACACCAACTCCATCTGGTGCCGCGGCACCGACGCCGGCGGCCACTGGGCCAACCACCCCCGCCCACCCGGCGAAACAATCCCCACCCCCGACAACGCCCCCGACCCCGTCAGAGACGCCTCCCTCAGCCGCTAG
- a CDS encoding winged helix-turn-helix domain-containing protein — MPTERRIAGEIERMLAERVPPGWRVCSELPVPADQPAVDMLIEVTSPAGETALLAVEIKARVEPRRVPELARRIEGATDEDMSGVVPVLGAAYLSPRARELLRGLDVGYIDTTGNVRITASTPGLFISSDGDDKDPWPRRDVLQSLRGRGAACAVRAIVDVAPPFGVRELAEVTGVPAPTLSRVLGLLEREGVVTRQLRGQVEAVDWQGVIRRWAEDYDQAGSNIATALLEPRGLAAVTAKLRAAPVAYAATGALAAQYFDPVAPARTATLYITDAVEAAESLDLRETDAGANVVLLEPFDLIVFDRTAERDGLRCVAPSQLAVDLLTGPGREPSQGEQMLIWMEQNQDAWRA; from the coding sequence TTGCCCACCGAGAGGCGAATTGCCGGCGAGATCGAACGGATGCTGGCCGAACGGGTGCCGCCCGGTTGGAGGGTCTGCTCGGAACTGCCGGTGCCGGCCGACCAGCCCGCGGTGGACATGCTGATCGAGGTCACGTCTCCGGCCGGTGAGACTGCGCTTCTTGCCGTCGAGATCAAGGCCCGGGTCGAACCCAGGAGGGTCCCGGAGCTGGCCCGGCGAATAGAGGGGGCGACAGACGAGGACATGTCCGGTGTGGTCCCCGTGCTTGGCGCGGCGTACCTCTCGCCTCGGGCTCGGGAACTGCTGCGAGGGTTGGATGTCGGCTACATCGACACGACCGGCAATGTCCGCATCACCGCGAGCACTCCCGGGCTGTTCATCAGCAGCGACGGGGACGACAAGGATCCCTGGCCACGTCGCGACGTGCTGCAGTCACTGCGGGGCCGCGGCGCCGCCTGCGCTGTTCGCGCCATCGTTGATGTCGCTCCGCCGTTCGGTGTTCGCGAGTTGGCCGAAGTGACCGGTGTCCCAGCGCCGACGCTGTCTCGCGTCCTCGGCTTGCTCGAGCGCGAGGGCGTGGTGACCCGCCAATTGCGCGGACAGGTTGAAGCCGTGGACTGGCAAGGAGTGATTCGTCGGTGGGCAGAGGACTACGACCAAGCGGGATCGAACATAGCCACGGCGCTTCTCGAACCGCGGGGTCTGGCGGCGGTCACCGCGAAGCTCCGGGCGGCACCGGTGGCCTACGCAGCGACCGGTGCACTTGCGGCGCAGTATTTCGATCCCGTCGCGCCGGCCAGAACCGCCACGCTCTACATCACCGACGCGGTTGAGGCCGCCGAGAGCCTCGATCTGCGCGAGACCGACGCCGGCGCCAACGTCGTGCTCCTTGAGCCCTTCGATCTGATCGTGTTCGATCGGACCGCCGAACGAGACGGACTCCGATGCGTTGCGCCGAGCCAACTCGCCGTGGACCTTCTCACGGGCCCTGGTCGCGAGCCGTCCCAGGGCGAGCAGATGCTGATCTGGATGGAGCAGAACCAAGATGCCTGGCGCGCATGA